A region of the Lycium barbarum isolate Lr01 chromosome 1, ASM1917538v2, whole genome shotgun sequence genome:
AGCTCTTGTATGTTTACATTCAATTGACTATTTTACTTGAATTACCTATTTAATCACACATAAATTCAGGACATAGGAGAGTAGTTAATGGAAAAACTTTGATACCAGAATGAAATCTTTGTTTGAGAGAAACTATACCTGAATGTTACTGTACAGAGGTAGTTGTTTAGATTTGGTTGAGATGCGTGCTAAGAGCCACATAGGCTATCCATCTAGGGTTAGCATCTCTATAGTGTGTATGGAGTTATAACAAATTGAAGAGCGATTTCCATCAGAAGAAGTCATCAAATACCCCTTCTCGGTCATTTTCCCAGTTACCAGAACCTGCACAATGCAACCAACCAAGAGAAAAAAAAGGATAGATAATACAGTTTTCTATAGCAGGTTCAGTTTACCCATAAAGTAAAAGAAAACAGAGTATTTAGCTACGATTAAGCTATCAATATCTACGGATGAAAGGGAGACTTCTACTAAATGGAGAAAGAATCTTAATTCCTCATTTTGCTCCTGCAGGTGCACGTTCCGGTACTCTTTTCTTTGTTTGATCTAGGTAAATTTTTCCGTACTTTAGAACTATCAAAATTTCTCAAGCCACCTAAGGGACGCTATACTGACCTGAGATTTCAGCTGCTGCCAGATCCTGAACCATAAGCTGGAAAGCATGAGGATCGGGGGAAGAAATTTGTGGTGGAGTCGAACCCGGAGCTGGAAATGTGAAGTCAAAGTTGGTAGACATAGCATCAGCTGAAGCAGATGTGGCATCATCCGGATAACCTCTAGAAATGACTCCTGAGGCTGAATTGTGGCTGGAGGAGGGACGTAATATCATTTTCAGCTCTGAGAATTGGTCTGATATGCTGTAAATCATCCTGAGGCACACTAGATCATATCTAGTATTAGTCATATGACACGAGATTCTAATGTTAAAAAGGAAGCTATAAGATGTAACTCCAACTTATAGTAAAAATCTTAAAGAAGTCTTCCAAGGGGTTGAAAGCTTAATGACCCTACTTATCTTTACTTATCCTTAGTCCCATTTGTCTAGTACAGTATACCTTCCCTTGTTTTCATTCATTCCAGTCTCTTTTCGAGATGCATTCTAGAAGGCACTAATTAAAGATTTAGGTGATATTATCCCATTTCACCAAAGACTCAAAAATGATTTCCTCCGTAAAATAAAAACATTCACACAAGGTTTCCATTAATTCAACAAAAAAGCAGGAACAAGCTATCACTTGAAAAAAATGGGCACTTCATAAGAAAAAGAGCTAATAGATACCAATAAGCTGGCTAAGGATTTTATTAGAGCTTAGAAAGGAAACATCTTTCCCAAGATAAACATTTCTGCTTTCTTTCCTCAGTAGAAGGGAAAATGCTAGTGGGCAACGGGAGAGGAAGTACAAAAACACAATATATTGaaaaaagaggaagaagagaagaacgcaaaaaaaaaggaaaatttagtATGCCATAAATATAGTTATATGTTGCTACTCCATTCTGGTCTGAACGAAGACTCGAAGAGAATCTTCTCTATTACTAAGAAAGTAGATAAAAGTGAACGGACAACAAAAAGATGTTTTTCTGTTGTCTTTTACTGGGAGGTTGCAAGTTTACAGAAAGGACCAGCTTGAAGCTATCAATGATTTGAGGCAGTCTGATCCATTAAATTCTAAGATAGGATCAATAGCATCAGAGGTAACTCTGACATGAAATTTGATGGATTCCTTTGCACAAATGAATAAGCTTGAAAGCTTCATATAATTCAACAactaaaaacaacaacaaaattatGGAGTGCATGTAGAACTCCAGACCGTAAATAATCAGCATACATCTCTATTAGTAAGATTGTTGACAATAACAATCTTCAAAGTTATATGTTGCCAAATGCCAATAACCAACAGATGGATCCCCGACTACAGTAAGACCTAACATCTTCAGAGTTATATGATTAAGGCAAAACTACTGAAGATACAagtatttttctatatttagttGGAGAAGGAAGATGCAAACTTTTGTTTCAATTATCGAAGGAAGATGCAGCACTTAACTTCTCAAGGGGTCCCCATTCATATACTGTTGCTAAAAAATGCTTAGATTTGGAGTTCTGGTGGGATCAATTGCACTAGTAATCCTACGATCACATCCAATGATCCAAAGTTTCAATGACAACAAAAGGGACAACAAGAAGGAGACCCCAATTTAAATATAGAAGGTTATAGAGGATTCTCAGGCGCTGCATCTTATAAAAAAGACAAAAGAAATATGCATTTATAGCAAGCTATGATACCACAAGTTGAAAATGTATGAGGAAGAAAGAAGATAAAAAAAATGGTTAATTCTTCTTCCAACAAAAAAATCTAGTCCTAAGTAAGAAAATACTGTTGACAATAAAAAAGCAGGTacgaataataaaaaaaagacaTTGTATCGCTTGATATATGTTGCTACTCATCACCTTTTACCGCCAATCTTGATTCACAACGCCACAGATATGAGTGATAGCAAATGAATCATCTATAAGGCATACTTTTCTAGATACAGGATGCTTCAAATATGACTTAGCAGTTCATCACAAACACTAAAGCTTATGAATCTAATGCAACAGTAGCCAGGAAAATAACAAGAGAAATAATTCTTCATGTGAATAAACATCCATTTCAAGTGTTTCCAAGATATCACCTGTATCTGGGACTTCGTAAAATTTCCATAAAACCTACAGTGAGAACTTGACAAATTCTAGAAACTTCCCAACATAATTGCCAATATACCCTTTAGATCCCCAGCCCGATCTTGCAAAACAGGAAGTTGATCATGTTTAAATTATCATTTCCATCAAGTAGTCCACAATGATTCGACCAGTTATGACCAATTCAGTTTGTTATAAGAAATCGTCCAAGCTGAGTAGTTCAGTAgttcatttttctttcttttcgttTGATGAATCaaataaatcatttcattaataTGCACCAAGGTGATGCCGAAGTTACAAGAATTTCGAAGGTGTTTGAAAAATCCATTCCATTGTCTATACATAATGGAATGCTTTCTTTACACCGACAATATAGATACAATAAGCTCTTGATTATCCGTGTGCTTTTCGACTCCTTCAAGCATCCCTTTTTCCTTTCTCTTCATATTAACCAAAAGATGTAAAGGTTGCTAACCTCCGTATTTTCCTCCTCTCTATCCCCACTTTTATCCTCCAAGATGCTAGTTTCTGCATTAGTTCTAGGGAGTACCCAAGAGTGGACAAAGAATACACCATAGTCCAAGGTTCTGTTGCATAGTTGGAGTGAAGGAGCAAATGATTGGTGTCTTCTCAATTCTTCTTGCACATACAACACTGGTTATAATGATGCATTCCCTCTTCCTCAGGTTATGCGCCGTGAGTATAGCATCCCAAGCAGCACTCCTTGTAAAAGATATCTAGAAAATATGATATTAAGACTAATTTGTTTATGTTAtcttatatgtgtatattataagCTAACATAAATATATGCCAATTCTTGTCTTGGCTGAGAATTTTGCCATGAGAAGCAGTTCTAAAGCAAACGAAGTTAAGCAATCTGATGCCTCTGAACCGCTTACAGAAATCTATCAATGATTGAACTCAAATAACATCATGTCATTTATAATCAAATCAAATATTTAACTCAAATAGTGTCATATATTTAGAATCAAACTGGTAACTAACACTTTTATCTAAAGCAGATTTTTGAAAGAGAACTCTATTCTTCAAATTCATTGGTTTTGACATCTTGTATGTTTTGGACTTATGAATGTCCTACATGTGTAAGAGATTACCTAGATTTCTGTAAATTGGaaacccaaccccccccccccccccccccccttccacCACAATCTTTGGATTCCTTTTGATACACTTTGGTCCCTATTTATCCTCTTTTTGtcaaataaatatttaattgcagAAGATTTTCAATTATAATAAGGTAAACTATTTAAGGTTCATATGAGGTTTGGACAATTAAAAGCAGAACATGATGTCAGCACTTGATAAAAGAATCCTGATTAATTTCTGCAGTTAATTCCTGAAATTCAATCCTCTCTCACATGAAATTGGTAGAAAGAACAACCGGTAGTTTCATTCAGAAATAGAACTCTCGAGTTTGGATTTCAGTATTAGATGGTTCAAAACGAATCCTCCCTGCCGCCAAATTATATTTTAAGAAGCATTACTGTTTTGACTCAAAAGTTGGTGATCTTTGTTCTTACAAGGTGAAAGGACTAAATCTGGTACCAATTATTCGAGTAAAGCTACCTGTTAACAGAATCCTGAAGTTGTTGAACTTTTCTTTCAGTTTCTTCTAACTTCCGGCACTTCTCTTTATTTGATTCCAGAACTTCAGCACTTTTCCTTTCAGAATCATCAGCACGCTGCTTTTCTTTTTGATATAACATCTATCAATAGGTATAAGCATGAGAACATCAACCATATGTAACTGGAAAAAGATGAATGCTTTCACCTATTTTCCTATATCTTCTCTGCTCATTTTAGGGTTTTAGGGTGTGAAGCTGAAAAGGTGTGGGGATCACTCTATGAGCTGACTGTTCATACCTTTAAATTTTCCACTTCCACAGTTAAAGCTTCAATTCTTTCGTCATCCTCAACTGGAACAGGCTTCTTTTCAACAATTGAAGAGTCTATTGGTTTCTTTTCAACAATCGAAGAGTCTCCTTCAATTGCTTTGGGAGCAGCTTCGTGTTCCCTGATGGGCATTGTATTTGTTTCATTCACTTTTCTTTGCATGTCGTGCAATGAATTCTGCAATTTTGCTATTTGCTGGTCCTTTTCCTCTTCCAATTCCATCTGCAAGGGATTTTCTATTTGTGATTTGCCAAATGCTTCAAATAGTTCAACTTTCTCAAAATCTAAAACTCATAGTAACCAACAAGCCCAATTGGCAAGTCTGTTTAAACTTTCAGGTAATATCTTACTTTACTAATGCTATCCAGGTAAAATCCACATATGTGTAACAAATGTAGTGCagcgaaaaaaatattttatctgCTTAGTACAAGTATATCACCCTTAGACGTTTCTCCAACTGCAACTGCAATCTAAGTTCTTCAACCTGCTTTTCAAGCTTATCCTTTGCCTCTTTAAGTGCGCCTGTTTCTCTTGAAGCCTGAAGTATTTGAAATGTATTTTAGCAATCCATTGATTTTAAGGAACATATTTGTAGCATTCAACAGATTAACCAATCAAATTTCAAGCAACAATTATGATGCACTCTTCTGTATTTCACGTAGAAAAAACCAATCCCGATTCTCGCAGCAGGAAATTTAGGATGATCATGTCACCAAAAATGAAACCAAAATGAAACTGGAAAAGAATAGAGAGAATGCACTAGCTAAGACTAATGACTTACGCCTGATTTTCTTTCAAACGCATGCTTTACAATGTGCATACTTGTGTTTACCTGACGTGACCACTTGCACTTAAATATCTTAACATTCAAAGTAAGCGGTGTACTTCCAATTAGTACAGTTCCTATATTAAAAAGATATGAATACTTCTGATCTGTTATTAATACTCATTCATGCATTCTAACCACATGTTCACAAGGTTCACTAACAGGATCTTCATAGACACTTGTTACTTTCCACGAAAACCTTCAGAGAAGTAATTAAACAACCCCTTCATATACTTTTCTTATGTAAAGAACAGTAGCAAATAAGTGAACCATGTACCACTTCAGTAATCAAGCCCTATCTAGCATGTAGATCATCCAGCTCATTCAAATAGTGACCCCTTTGCTATGCTAAGGAAAGTGGAAAAATATGACATAGGTTCTAGAAGAATATAGAAATCCAGAAGTTACCATCTTTAGTTTGCGAAGCTCCCTCCTTGCGACAATTCCCCTCCATCTGCATTGTGTTAGGATTGATGCCCATATGAGTTTCTTATAGTATGACAAGAGTTTGTGACGACGCTCATAGGCCTGCAAATATCTTATCTTGTCAACACTTGGGAACAAACTTTGTAAGGCCTCTGAATCAATACATAATACCCAATAAACTAACCTGTATAATAACTGCTCCCCTCGTTTGTTTTTCATATCTGAACTTAGCTCGTGCAGCTGCCACTCGAATTCCAGTCTGAAAAGCGATGGCTGCTAATTTAAGTTTGGTGTAGGATTTTCTGGCCAAATGTCCACGAAACTTTGTTTGGATTCTGAGAGAAGCAGCCTCTCTTTTCAAGGTGACATACAATTTGAAAGCAAACCTTGCTGAAGCATATGACAGAGTGAGCACATAAATTTATTGAAGGCAGAAAAACTGAGCAGCCTATAGGAATGGTAGACTAAGGAAAAAGCTTTTTCCAAAATGTGTGTTCAGTTCTAAAAAAGCGTGAATATACAGTTATTATTTCCACGGTGCTCATGTTTACAACCACGAAACATGCGTAAGTGATCCAAGTATAAGCACCTAACGAGGAGGATGTCAGAGTGATGGTATTACTATCATAACTAATTGAGCACTTGTGTTACATTCTAAGCTGCCAAATTACATTTGAAGAGCCCTTAGATCATGTGATGAAAGGACATTATGGGAAATCTAATTAATGTTTAGAAACTCTGTGAAAGGCAAAAACAATAAATATTCTGAGAAACAAGAAGTATCTATCCAGGAAAGAAAGTCCAACTGATTATATTATTAGGAATGTCCAAAGAAGAAAGTGATGATAGTTTAAAAAAATGGGCTCCGGTTCAGTGGCGAGCAGTCAGCTCTGGCATCCTCTTTGGTAGAGGCCACGCAGGTTCGATTCTCCCTCGAAGCACTAttcatttacaaaaaaaaaagaaaaaatgacaGTACAGATATGAAAGCAAAGTTGATTTGTTAGCATGAACTAGCTTGGTAAGCCATACTACTCTGACCTTTCCAGGGAACCTTCAAACAATTATAGGGATATCATCTGGACCACATGCTTTTTTTAAATCCTCGAGTTTTTCATGGCATCCTTCACTTTTGTAGGCCTAAATCTACTAGGTGTAGCCTAGTAGCTAAAGTCTTCATGCACAGATGTATGGAGTTCTTTAATGCTATCCTACTGATTCAAGTTGAACAATCAATAAAAAAATAGCATCTCCATCTCTCTTTGATCTCATTATATCCTGTAAAATATCATCTTTAATACACTCAAGCTGGTTTATCTTTACTCATCTTCTCCCTAATGTGGAAAACAGAGAATATACTAAGATTAAAATAAAATTCATTCTCTTGTTAACACGTTGCAACCTGATCAATGTACAAGGGGAGAACTCGCTAATGGAATTCCTTTTATTTAACTGGATAGTAAAGGAATTGAGGGAGCAATAGATTACATGATTAAGCTACCAAAATGCCCCAGTAAGTGgaaaaaatgaaacttagtacATGGGTAAAACATCTAACATTCAAAACAAAGTCCACAATGTGAGATAGACCGGGCAaagagataataataataataacaaaccTCGACACAAGGATTGTAAGCAAATTGCAGCCTTCTGCAAAGAAACATAATATCTCCTAGAAATATGAGATCTAGTTTCCTTTTGTATTGTCTTAACTGCAGCGGATAGCTTTACTGCTCTGTGTGCATCTAACTCGGCCATCTGCCCTGCTCTCAGGAAAACCTTTGTTTTTCCAATCTGCAAAACAATTATAGCAACCCTATCTGAAGAATAACTCGATTCATGAATTTGGGAAGTTATTTTGAATGAAAGAAAAAGAACGATCAAACTTAAAATGCTCCTTGTAACATGTAAATGACAATATTGTGGAGAGCTTTTCTGAACATCAACTAAACTACAGATATCAGCAGCGCCTAGTAATAGGATTAGCAAATTTTACTAGCAATGCTCAAGTATATGCAACTATCTATCAGAAAAAGAACATACAATCATTGCAAGTAAAACAGAGAATATCAGTAGTCTAGATATTGAGAACAATTTATCCGACATGCTCGAAGTGCATGACcataattccttttttttttttggcaacaagaaagggaaagaaaaaaaaaaaaaaaaagacaaagaaCTTTTATTTAAAAATCCGAACTTGCTACTTGACAGATGAGACTTTTTAACTGAGGTAGGCCTTGCAAGGTAGGTAAAATTGGTATAAATTTTAAGGATTGGGCTACATTCATCAAGATGATGGTGAAGGAAATTTAAATTTCCCCTACAGTACAAAGAGCACTGAATGAAATGGCACAAAATTATGTACACATAAAAATGAATAATTCGATACTATTGAACTCGACTTTTAAGAAATAAAATTAGTTTTCTAAAATAGCAAGACAAACATCAACCTGATAACCAGCAAGCCCCGTCTTTTCTAGTATCTTTTTGCACGCAACTTCTTCATCAACACTGCCCACAAACAAGTTAAAGCAAGATAGTATTTCAGCAGAGAGTCAAGAAGTCAGACTTCTAATAACCAAACTTTTTGGGGAAACCACAAAGATCCTTTTCTTTtaggggggggtgggggggggggggtggagagGGATCAGGAACAAGACCAGTACTTACTGCTCTTCCGAGACCTCTGGAGCAAGAAGACCAAATCGATTCATAAACTCAGAAAATGTCTTATGCGTAGGATAGCCAGCACAACTAATTCTAATTGCCTCTAGAACACCCTTCAAACAACAAAATATAAGCACTTAATTCAAGAATTAAAAGAAATTTTGCATAAGAAAATGTGAAATTTACTCACACCACAACGCAGCTGCTGCATAATGTTAACATTCTCAAATATTGCAGGTTTCAAAAGACTGTTAGGCTTCACGCATCTGATGTAATGAGGTTCTGTAGAATTCAGAGTTTCCATCAATGATTGGAGTTGTAACTGCAACAGTGAAATTGGACAATTAGATTCTTTCATCTATTTAAAGAAATACTAGGATCTAGGCTGTTAGTTTTTTGATGAAAAATATTCTTAGATCACAAAAATCTAAGAGGACATAATGGATAAAGTAATACATAGAATTAAAACTACATGGTTGAAATGGAGAATGATATGATAGCGATATGAGACAGGATAATACCTACCAAATATACAGGCAAGTTTATTATGGTTATTGATTAGCAATGTTAATGAGAGTAGATGTTGGACTCTAAAGTGTACCATATCCACGAGATGAGTGTCAAAAATCGCAGAATTAAGATGGATATGCAATGATACAATAATAGACAGGATTAGAACGACCATATCCCCACACTTTTATACCTAATATTCCTTAATGAGTAGATACTTAACTAGGAGATTGCAAGTAGAACACAACGGATAAATTGATAGAATGTCGCCAGAGATGGTCTGGTCATGTCCTATATGGGCCTTCACACATACTGGTTGCAACTGTGGTACAATGATACTGTATTGAATGTACTAAAAGTGGACGGTAGATCACACAAGGGGAAGttgtgtaacaaaaaaaaaaaacctacaaTCTTTCAACATACACGAGGACTTAGCTTATAGCATAGCACAAAGGAAACAAACAATTCATATATGAAATACCAATTAGTTGTGATTAAGGCCTTAGTTGTTGTTTTTGCACTTACATTAGGTCTTGTGTTTGTCAAGAGTCTTTTTAGTTTGCTTAGAGATTTGTACTTCATGTAGGAACAGTGTTGAGAGTTATAAAACCCCCTAATTTACAACCCTGATTTGATTTAATCTACAAATTATTAAGCATTGGGATGAAACAGAATGGAGCTGAAAGGATATTGCGGACTCATATAGCCGATCAAACTAATTTGCTATTGATGCTCAATTGATTGATTGATTACCAAATTTCATAAGAAGTATATGAGTTAGTAACTACCTTGAAACGAGCACCAATGGATGAGAACTTGGAAGATTTGGATGAAGATTTAGTTGACTCCTCAGAAACAGGAGGAAAAAGGCCCACTACAAATGGGCATTTAGAAGCACTTAACAAATCCTGATGTTCAGGAACAACATAGTCTTTGTTCTTATCCAAAAATTGATCAGACTGGTATTGAACCTGTTGAGAAAAAAACAAAACATTTAAAACAAGTAGCAATAAGGCTCCATATACACCATAGAAGCAATTGACTAGAGTTCTAAGAAAATACAAAATGTCATATTACCTCTCCAGCATAATGAGCAATGGTAAAATCAGTGCGGGACAATTTTGGTTTGATAAAGCGTTTGTTGGTCTTGAATATCTGATAAAGCTTTTGTGAGAATGTTTCATGAGTTGACTTGGGGAACATACTGGAAAAGTTCATTTCAAAGAAAACATGATTAGATCATTCCTCTCTTTCTCAGGAAAGCATTTAGACACTAATTGCAGGGCCACAACAGCAGCATAATATCTACAGCTAAAATGACTTGTTACATATCTTACCAGGCTTCATCAAGAAGAGCAATGATGCCGCCAGGTTTCTGTAAACAGCAATACAAGTCAATTCATGATATGCCACTTCCATGGTACAGTGATTTAAATAAAGTGTTACGATTGTAGAGTAGTGTTGGTAAGGAATGAACCAAGGTAATCAAGTCTTGCTAACAAAAGCATGGTGCTTTTGCTGAATATGAGCTCACTTAAAACTTCAGAGATACTCCTAAGAATAAACAATAAGAAGATTGCAAGACTGCAGGTAAGGTAGACTGCACAGACtctttgaaatatatatataaaaagagtcCATCTACGGAGTGTATGAGGGGTTTCCTATATTAAATGTTCTAGTTTCAGATTCTTAATTTGCTTACCTTAAAAGGTATGATTCCAGGTGAGTTCCTAAACAATGTTACAAAGAATAAAGCAAAGAGAAACACAGGTAGAGTTTATCCGGGAGATAGGATATGGCCATGGACATGAATTCAGATAAAGAAATGTCAACTAGACGGAGGGTTCTTGGACCGCATGACAGCTATTCTCTATACTACTGATAAAGAACAAAATATTGGACCTTAGCCTAAGTTTTCATATGCCAATAATGCTCCTtagttttaatttaattttacaTACATTTTTCATAATTCGAATATTTATTAAAGTTATACCAAGTTGGTACTGTATTTGgaaaaattaaataataaaagCATGTACTAAGCCTCCCAAAAATCTATCTAATCATCCATAAAAAGCTGATCTTCCTATTTAAACAAAAATACAAAATTGAACAAAAGAGAACTCTTGCAACACAGAATCAACTCTCGACTCTTTTAAAAGCCTTTTATTCATACTCCAAATAGCCCAATAAACGCAGAAAAGGGTGCTGTCTTTCCAGCCTCCTCCTGTTAGCTTCCAACCTGCTTGTCCTCCAACTTATCACCATTTCTGCCATGGTTTGCAAAAAACCGTGATATTATAGGCCAAAAAGTATCAGTAAGGAGAAGCCCACAATGTAACAAAGGCTAGCCAGCGTCCCGCTAACAAATCTTTCATTTAAGCTCTTTCATGAAATGCATCACGTAATAATTGTTCTATCTTGAAAATTTAGATACTTCTCTTTCCATCAATCAACTATACTTCAATCGCAAACTAATGGGTTGGGAGTACTTTTCTTTAATAGGtgaaataatttattttatgGAAGCATCTAAGGGGGTGCAAACTATAATTAATCAAGCTGTCTCAGAAAAGAAATGTGAAACCCAAAAAAAGTAGCAAACTCACAATAGTTAAAAGATACTTAAAAGTTCTACATGTAACTTAAACTATATAAGAAATAACTTACCATAAATATAGAAATTACTTTGAGTCATATTTATAATTAATTCAACAATTATTTAACTGGGAATCTTTCCATTTAATCTGCTGCATGGATATTAAATGCATAACACAAATTATATTCTAATATTAAATGCATAACACAAattatattctaacattaaccaACTACTTGGAGTTTTACATATACTAGGATTATATTGAGTTATGAACATATTCAACTTCTAACAATGTAAAATTAGAAACTTGTTCTCAAGGTTATGACTTATGAGTATTGCCCAGGCGTGTACAATAGTATTCAGAAGGCTTCTACATTAGTTGCACAAGTTTCATTGCTCATGCAGCAATGGAATAATATACAAATGACAACTACAATGCGCAACAGATATATTTGTATACATGAGGAGAAAAGGAATCACCATAAACCAAATGATATTACCTTTTCAATAAGATCTAGAACATCCTGGTTGTCCACAAATTCTATATAGCTCCAATCTATCTCTTCCTTAGTGTATTCCTCCTGCTCCATCTTGAACATGTGCTGAAAAAAGACAAATTTCACAGTAGCTTAGTTGTGCTTAGCAAAAACGCACAGAACTGCTTCTATAGAATTTCAACTACCATACCTGGTTAAAATGTTGCTGCAGCTTCTCATTTGTATAATTAATACAGAATTGTTCAAAACTGGAAATAAAAGTTAGAAGAGTCAAATGCAAGACATCACATTTACTAGTTGTTTTGTTTTTGCACCAGTGCCTACCTATTACTTTTGAAACTTTCAAAACCATAAATGTCAAGAACACCAATTAGATATTTTGAGTTAGGATCTTGTCCAATGGAGTTATTTATTTTGTCCACCAACCTGTGAACAGTAGAAAGAATTTGCTATTAGTGTGAATGTAACAGATAAGACCACGGTCATCTGGATGTAACAGTAGAAATCATACCAGTCGAATAACCGAGAATATAATGTTTTAGCTAAGCCATCTCTGCTTACGGCTGCAGCTTCAGGATCAAGACTTCTCTTTATAACTTCTTCAGGAGTGACCATTACACGTCTCAATAGGGCATCCTCCAGTGCGGTAACATCACACCTGATAGAAgaattaaatcaaataaaaaactCATGAAAGAAAGAGCAAAGGAAGAATAGTGAAATATGAAGGGCAGAACATACATCAGAAGCTCGGCAGTAGTTTGAAGATGAAACCTAGATTTGTCATCTTTCACAACTGATGAATCAATTTCATCGCCCTTTGCGAACTCTATATTACCAAGATGAAGAACAGAAGCCACAACACTAAAAATTGCCTCCTGAAGAAGAAACCGAGTAGCTTCTTAGAATCAGAAAGGAGAGTTGCAGGACAGATAAAAGCAACTAAAGAATTACCTGCTCTTTCTCGCTAATTCCAACAATATCCATTGCCCTCCTTATCTCAAGATAGTCATGAGCATCATTAACACCTACTAGTTCATAGCAATTTGATTGATTGAGATAGCGAAATGATTTGGGATCGCCTAACTTATACCTTTTGATCTCCTGTTAAAAATGGGAAACTGTCAAAAGGATATTGTGACAATCAAAACTAACCGAAGAGAAAAGGAATAACATTGATGCAAATTACCTCCTGGGGTGCTGCACAGAGAAGATAGAAACAATGATAGTTCCGTTCAGGGTCTGAAACTTGGCAAACTCGAGATCTTTCAAGGAGATACGTTCTAATAGCTGCACCGGATATTCTTCCATTCTTGTCAAACTGAATCTCCACAAATTTACCGAAACGGCTGTAAACAACAGAGTCTAAGTTGCTTTCAGAAGCAAAAAATTTCAACTGATTGTTGAAGCAAttatgagtcaaacttttttATTGGGAGCATGTGTAGAGCAGTATCTCACCTTGAATTGTTATTTCTAACTGTTTTGGCATTGCCAAATGCTTCAAGTACTGGATTAGACTGGAGATATAACAATCATGAGTTA
Encoded here:
- the LOC132607859 gene encoding myosin-11-like isoform X3; protein product: MQGIPVNITVGSHVWIEDPSVAWIDAQVLEVNGQEVQVQTSDGRTVVATLSKTYPKDEDAPDGGVDDMTELSYLHEPGVLHNLATRYQLNEIYTYTGSILIAINPFQKLPDLYDGHMMQKYKGVPLGKLSPHVFAIADAAYRAMINEGKSNSILVSGESGAGKTETTKMLMRYLAFLGGHKGTQRRTVEQQVLESNPVLEAFGNAKTVRNNNSSRFGKFVEIQFDKNGRISGAAIRTYLLERSRVCQVSDPERNYHCFYLLCAAPQEEIKRYKLGDPKSFRYLNQSNCYELVGVNDAHDYLEIRRAMDIVGISEKEQEAIFSVVASVLHLGNIEFAKGDEIDSSVVKDDKSRFHLQTTAELLMCDVTALEDALLRRVMVTPEEVIKRSLDPEAAAVSRDGLAKTLYSRLFDWLVDKINNSIGQDPNSKYLIGVLDIYGFESFKSNSFEQFCINYTNEKLQQHFNQHMFKMEQEEYTKEEIDWSYIEFVDNQDVLDLIEKKPGGIIALLDEACMFPKSTHETFSQKLYQIFKTNKRFIKPKLSRTDFTIAHYAGEVQYQSDQFLDKNKDYVVPEHQDLLSASKCPFVVGLFPPVSEESTKSSSKSSKFSSIGARFKLQLQSLMETLNSTEPHYIRCVKPNSLLKPAIFENVNIMQQLRCGGVLEAIRISCAGYPTHKTFSEFMNRFGLLAPEVSEEHVDEEVACKKILEKTGLAGYQIGKTKVFLRAGQMAELDAHRAVKLSAAVKTIQKETRSHISRRYYVSLQKAAICLQSLCRARFAFKLYVTLKREAASLRIQTKFRGHLARKSYTKLKLAAIAFQTGIRVAAARAKFRYEKQTRGAVIIQAYERRHKLLSYYKKLIWASILTQCRWRGIVARRELRKLKMASRETGALKEAKDKLEKQVEELRLQLQLEKRLRMELEEEKDQQIAKLQNSLHDMQRKVNETNTMPIREHEAAPKAIEGDSSIVEKKPIDSSIVEKKPVPVEDDERIEALTVEVENLKMLYQKEKQRADDSERKSAEVLESNKEKCRKLEETERKVQQLQDSVNRYLLQGVLLGMLYSRRIT